DNA sequence from the Synechococcus sp. MU1617 genome:
GTGGGTTGCTGCCGGGCCATCTCGAAATCACAGAAGTCAAACCCAGTCCCCACACAACAGCTCACTAGGGAGTAAGCACCCAGACTCCTTGCCGCCTGCCAGGCGTTGGCGGGAACCACCTTGACGGGGTTGGATGCATCCAAAGCATCACGTTGCAGCCCTGTGCCGTCGGCTTGGCACTGAAAGAGCTCCAGCGTTGCCCCATCAATGTGCGTCCAGGCTTCGTCAGCACCGATCACTCGATGCCAGCAACTGACGGCATCGGCGGGCAGCAAAAAAAGAATCGCCGTCAATGCAGAACGCTCGGCACCGTCGTGGCGTTGAACCCGGTCTGGGCTCCGATGCAACTCGCGGTACCAGCCCCCCTCCGGATGGGGCATCAAGCCGAGTTGCTCGATCAGGGTTTGTACCTGAGTCACTGCAGACCCGCACGCTGGCGCATGTCCTGCACGTGCTGCCAGATCTGAGCCACCCACAGGAAGATCCAGCTCATGCCGATCAGCCAAAACGGCTGGTCCTTGCGAAAGACGTCGAACAGCAAC
Encoded proteins:
- a CDS encoding cupin domain-containing protein — protein: MTQVQTLIEQLGLMPHPEGGWYRELHRSPDRVQRHDGAERSALTAILFLLPADAVSCWHRVIGADEAWTHIDGATLELFQCQADGTGLQRDALDASNPVKVVPANAWQAARSLGAYSLVSCCVGTGFDFCDFEMARQQPTTERPKLPHPELI